The following proteins are co-located in the Trichormus variabilis 0441 genome:
- a CDS encoding nitrogenase component 1 encodes MLSAITSENSQKLNVIPSHTEPLTFDNCDHSKDPIVGCALEGIANMVAGIKDVSIVIHSPQGCASTVAAGYDNHEVDFTKRKVGCTRLFESDIVMGASEKLKGLIKEADQSFKAKVMFVVGTCAADIIGEDIQGLCNSIQPEINAKLVPLLAGGFRGNAYDGLEMGLEALLPFIQKRQKRRGGKKPRIVNIIAPQANVNPTWWADLQWVTQMLKSLRIKVQTVISHGTSFEELEKAGNATANILLSHDVGYKFARKMQETHNIPLILDDIPLPIGVQNTTRWLKALAAHFKIDEKRVEPLINEGENRVVETLRKRALMIIPRYRNCRIAVSADGTMGIGLVRMLFEELEMIPEVLLFRSGMRESRSILERELQSMGISPRVVFSADGYQIKQALADVDTDAVIGSAWEKYMAEELGIKIAFDVFSPTNRETYLDRPYFGYEGMINMMEVVANDWERAFRSKHIHWT; translated from the coding sequence ATGTTGTCAGCAATAACAAGTGAAAACTCCCAGAAACTCAATGTCATACCCTCCCACACCGAGCCACTAACCTTTGATAATTGCGACCACAGCAAAGACCCAATTGTCGGCTGTGCGTTGGAAGGTATCGCTAACATGGTGGCGGGGATTAAAGATGTCAGTATTGTGATTCACTCTCCCCAAGGTTGCGCCTCTACGGTGGCGGCTGGCTATGATAACCATGAGGTTGATTTCACTAAGCGCAAAGTCGGTTGTACGCGCCTGTTTGAGTCAGATATTGTCATGGGTGCGTCTGAGAAACTCAAAGGTTTGATTAAAGAGGCGGATCAATCTTTCAAAGCTAAAGTGATGTTTGTCGTTGGTACTTGCGCCGCAGATATTATCGGTGAAGATATTCAAGGATTATGCAATAGTATCCAACCAGAAATCAACGCCAAGCTTGTACCTCTGCTGGCTGGTGGTTTTCGCGGTAATGCTTACGATGGCTTGGAAATGGGCTTAGAAGCTTTACTTCCTTTCATCCAAAAAAGACAGAAGCGGCGCGGCGGTAAAAAACCCAGAATTGTGAATATTATTGCACCCCAAGCAAATGTCAATCCTACTTGGTGGGCTGATTTGCAATGGGTAACGCAGATGTTAAAATCTTTAAGGATTAAAGTACAGACCGTAATTTCTCATGGTACTTCCTTTGAAGAACTGGAAAAAGCGGGTAATGCAACTGCCAATATTCTTCTCAGCCATGATGTGGGGTATAAGTTTGCGCGGAAAATGCAAGAAACCCATAATATCCCCCTAATTCTGGATGATATACCTTTACCCATTGGTGTGCAGAATACTACACGCTGGTTGAAGGCTTTAGCAGCACATTTCAAAATAGACGAAAAAAGAGTAGAACCTCTCATCAACGAAGGTGAAAACAGGGTTGTAGAAACTCTTCGCAAACGCGCATTGATGATTATTCCCCGATATCGTAACTGTAGAATTGCTGTGTCTGCGGATGGGACAATGGGTATTGGGTTGGTGAGAATGCTGTTTGAAGAATTGGAAATGATTCCAGAAGTGTTGTTGTTCCGTTCAGGAATGCGCGAATCTCGTTCAATTCTAGAGCGAGAATTACAAAGTATGGGGATTTCTCCCCGTGTAGTGTTTTCTGCTGATGGGTATCAGATTAAACAAGCCTTAGCTGATGTTGATACTGATGCTGTCATTGGCTCGGCTTGGGAAAAATACATGGCGGAAGAATTGGGAATTAAAATTGCTTTTGATGTATTTAGTCCGACAAACAGAGAGACTTACCTTGATAGACCATATTTTGGCTATGAAGGTATGATTAACATGATGGAAGTTGTTGCTAACGATTGGGAAAGAGCATTTCGTTCCAAACATATTCATTGGACTTAG
- a CDS encoding DUF3368 domain-containing protein: MIVISDTSAITNLAAIDQLRLLPLLYKQVIIPEAVYRELVDIDPPVPGTVEVQTATWLEVKLIANREFVERLQSEVRLDPGESEAITLALELQADLLLIDERRGRAEADRLGIKITGLLGILVEAKRKNLILAVQPLMDALIATSEFRVSSALYNQILIIVNET, from the coding sequence GTGATTGTCATTAGCGACACATCAGCAATCACGAACTTGGCAGCAATAGACCAGCTAAGGCTTCTGCCTCTTCTCTACAAGCAAGTCATAATTCCAGAGGCAGTGTATCGTGAACTTGTAGACATCGATCCGCCCGTACCAGGAACTGTGGAAGTCCAAACAGCTACTTGGTTAGAAGTCAAATTAATTGCTAACCGTGAATTTGTGGAACGGCTTCAAAGTGAGGTGAGATTAGATCCTGGGGAATCTGAAGCAATTACCCTAGCTTTGGAACTTCAAGCAGATTTACTACTAATTGATGAGCGTCGCGGTAGAGCAGAAGCCGACCGTTTAGGAATCAAAATTACTGGGCTACTGGGTATTTTGGTTGAGGCAAAACGAAAAAATTTAATTTTAGCTGTGCAACCTCTGATGGATGCTTTGATTGCTACCTCAGAGTTTCGAGTATCTTCAGCCCTGTACAACCAAATTTTGATCATAGTGAACGAAACTTAG
- a CDS encoding UPF0175 family protein translates to MSVVISDEILQASQLTPSEFRQEIAIYLFQSGRLTLGYASQLADMPLNAFRQLLKQRKIALYSYDVEDLELDLKNLQELGRL, encoded by the coding sequence ATGAGCGTTGTCATCTCAGATGAAATCCTGCAAGCCTCACAACTGACACCAAGTGAGTTTCGCCAGGAAATTGCCATATATCTGTTTCAAAGTGGTCGTTTAACCCTTGGCTACGCCAGCCAGTTAGCAGATATGCCCCTCAATGCGTTTCGCCAACTTCTGAAACAGCGAAAAATTGCCCTGTATTCCTATGATGTTGAAGATTTGGAATTGGATTTGAAAAACTTACAGGAGTTGGGGCGATTGTGA
- a CDS encoding type II toxin-antitoxin system Phd/YefM family antitoxin has protein sequence MQIPIADASEELVRLVEAALQGEEIVILKDNQPVVKLTVVEPVQKRRPAKAGSAKGQVWMSEGFDEPLEDFKEYME, from the coding sequence ATGCAAATACCCATTGCAGACGCATCAGAAGAGTTAGTTCGTTTAGTGGAAGCGGCTTTGCAGGGGGAAGAAATTGTCATACTCAAAGATAATCAACCTGTGGTAAAGCTGACTGTAGTAGAACCAGTACAAAAGCGTCGTCCTGCTAAGGCTGGTAGTGCAAAAGGTCAAGTCTGGATGTCTGAGGGCTTTGACGAACCGCTTGAGGATTTCAAGGAATATATGGAATGA
- a CDS encoding type II toxin-antitoxin system VapC family toxin produces the protein MRFLLDTHTFIWFVTDSPQLSTTAKILIEDEYNEKCLSFASVWEMAIKCSLGKLSFNLPLHTFVEQQIQQNSIDLLSIQMPHLAIVATLPLHHRDPFDRLLIAQAIAEGIPIISADVAFDAYSIRRLW, from the coding sequence ATGAGATTTCTGCTCGATACTCATACATTTATCTGGTTTGTCACTGATAGTCCACAACTTAGCACTACTGCAAAGATACTGATTGAAGATGAGTACAATGAGAAATGCTTAAGCTTTGCTAGTGTTTGGGAAATGGCAATCAAATGTAGTCTTGGCAAGTTGAGCTTCAATTTACCACTTCACACTTTTGTTGAACAACAGATACAGCAGAATAGTATTGACTTACTCAGCATTCAAATGCCCCATCTCGCAATTGTTGCCACCCTCCCGTTGCATCATCGTGATCCCTTCGACCGTTTGTTAATTGCACAGGCGATCGCAGAAGGGATTCCTATTATCAGTGCTGATGTTGCTTTTGATGCCTACTCAATTAGGCGATTGTGGTAA
- a CDS encoding NADPH-dependent oxidoreductase: MTNPVEVLRSRYGEIPFDYNIPWNDSIGTILSHRSVRSYLPDPLPPGIIELLVAAAQSAPTSANLQSWSVVAVEDEERKQELYRFSNNQAHVKQAPVFLVWLADLGRLAQIADSRGLAHVALEYTELLVKAIVDASVAAQNVTVVAESLGLGTVYIGAIRNHTQEVATLLNLPPFVFPVFGQCLGFPNPEVQPAVKPRLPQQAILHRETYKLAEQEDAIARYNDIMKQFYTEQNMNVAGDWSEHSAERIATLDYLKGCKNLRETLNNFGFKLL; encoded by the coding sequence ATGACTAATCCTGTGGAAGTTTTGCGATCGCGCTACGGTGAAATTCCTTTTGATTACAATATTCCCTGGAATGACTCTATCGGAACAATATTATCTCACCGTTCAGTCCGGTCTTATTTACCTGATCCTTTACCACCAGGAATTATCGAGTTATTAGTAGCTGCGGCTCAATCTGCGCCTACTTCCGCAAACTTGCAAAGCTGGAGTGTGGTAGCGGTTGAAGACGAAGAACGCAAACAAGAACTATATCGTTTTTCCAATAATCAAGCCCATGTCAAACAAGCTCCGGTATTCTTAGTATGGTTAGCCGATTTAGGTCGTTTGGCTCAAATTGCTGATAGTCGTGGACTAGCTCATGTTGCGTTGGAATACACTGAACTTTTGGTAAAAGCCATAGTTGATGCTTCCGTAGCAGCGCAAAATGTGACTGTAGTTGCTGAATCCTTGGGTTTAGGAACAGTATACATAGGTGCAATTCGCAACCATACCCAAGAAGTCGCCACCTTATTGAACTTACCGCCTTTCGTCTTCCCCGTATTTGGACAGTGTTTAGGCTTTCCTAATCCTGAAGTCCAACCAGCAGTAAAACCACGTTTACCCCAGCAGGCTATATTGCATCGAGAGACTTATAAATTAGCAGAACAAGAAGATGCGATCGCTCGTTACAACGATATTATGAAACAGTTCTACACCGAACAAAACATGAACGTCGCCGGTGATTGGTCAGAACATTCCGCCGAGAGAATCGCCACTCTAGATTATCTCAAAGGTTGCAAGAATTTGCGTGAGACTCTCAATAACTTCGGCTTCAAGTTATTGTAA